One Populus nigra chromosome 16, ddPopNigr1.1, whole genome shotgun sequence genomic window, GTTTCTCAGTTTCTGATCTGGAGAACTGTTCTGATACCAATCACTAGCGAGATTTCACCCTTCGTGTCTCGACAGGCGAGCCCTATAAACCGCCGCGTCATCTGTATTCCTTCAACAACTGAGGCATTTAAGCCCCCACTTGCATTCGAAGAATTCGACAAGCTCATTAGTCTTGAGTTTCGGAAAGTGCTCTTTGCAGCTGAGAGGTTTGGAATTTTCATCTCTAATTGCCCTCTATTAGAAAGAATGACATCGGCAGGTTGCCCCCATTTCTTCTGCCTCGGGATCTGTGCTCCTAATCTCAAGTATCTATCCTTTTGTGGAACTTTTTAttctattaatttgaaaaatactccTCTTCTTGAAATGGTGTCCATTTCTATGAATGGAATCCCTGAAACTGCGAAATACTTCAGAGACAGAAAAACTTCTAACTTGGTTGAGAATCTAAATGCAGAGCAGCATTTTCTCAAGGTAATCAACTGATGTTTCATGTAGCTTTTTCGTTTCCTATACCCTACAATTTATATCCTGGATTTTTCTCCGAGTTTTTGGCTCTAGGCAGTGTACAGAACAGGCTTCCTAAAACCTCAGAATTCTTCATTTATCTGCTGCTATCCGTTTTGAAAAGATAGAAGAAATTTCATGTGCTCGATGCTTGATCAGAAGCTCCCCCGACTTACAAAAACTTACAATCAGGGTGAGTGGCAGCAGTATAAGTCCTGTTCTTCTTTGCCTGTTACATTTAAAGACAGTAAAGAGTTTGTGTTGTGTGCCCCTTCTAGGCAAAGACCAAGGCAAATGCTGTCATGGAACCTGTTCTGGAATATATGAGAGTTCAAAACTCCTTAGATTGTTCATTGAATAGACTTCGAGAAGTAGAGATGCAACTTATCTATGGTGTGCAGCCGGAATTGGAATTCATAAAGTTCTTCCTGGCTAAATCAgcgatatatttttgttataacaATGAACAGtatcattcataaaaaaaaatagagtttagaTCTCATaggtgaaattttgtttgaattgagtatagattattattttggttaaaaaatattgacatcTAATTAAgttaaatgagaaaaatcaaaCAAGTAGCACGAGATCAGAGATCAAATATGTTAatctttatataattatcaatttatttattaaacatatACATTGAATTTCCGTTTCAAATATTTCTTgatgttaagaaaaataattcacttgcattatatatatgaaaattattgttatcttttaacaaaaattcatttttattaagaCAATACTAAAGGGTGTGGCTAAATTAGTGCAACCACactcacaaaatattatttattgtaataatattttttgtttaatttaacctttaatgatctaatattttttttaatttttttcaattttattctttaatattaaattgtttgagaattgtgctttgtattttttttatttttttttatgttggattGTATGTTGGTCTCAtggatttagttattttttttctcaatttcaacctttaatACTAGATTTGTTGGAAGTGgagcttcatggttttttttttctctatgaatttatcatgatttcataACCTATATTGCgggtttaacaaattaaaatgaattgatttagattttttctgTGCtgctttttctaattaatttttttttctaatttcttcttttaacatttggttagttgaaaattgagttttatggtttttttaaaaaatttatttttatgagattattccAACCTCATAACACAGGTCACGGGTTTGGTATATTGACTTGGAttgattatgtttattttttatccttttttaattgaatatttttttaattagacttcataatttttttttattattttcttttcatttatctcAATCTGATGACTCGGTTCATATGTTTGACAGGTTGAccatattcatttatttttaggtcatgaatattttttgtttcaattgcactctccaacaactcaattttatttttgtttatttagtattttttttaatttcatcttttaatattaagttgtttgagaattaagtttcataattttttttaatttgctttatgtGGAATTATTCATGtctaatggattttttttctcgatttcaatCGTTAGATTTATTGGAAATAAACCttggtaatgtttttttttattttttttcaatgaaattatCTCGACCTCATGACTCAAACTATAGGTTTAATAGGTTAGTTTAAGTTGATTTGAgttgagtgtttttttaataattttttttattttattcttcaacattaaattggttggaaAATGGACTTCaaaattttttcaagtttgctTTTCAAAGGGTTATCCCGATCTTATGATCCAGGTTGCGAGTTTAACAAGTTATCCTAAGTTGACTcgagtaattattttattttttttaattttatcttctaatattgagttaatgatggattaacatttataatttattttgattagatttttataagattattacAGGCTCATGGCCCAActtataaatttaatagattaattcGAGTGAATCcaatatatcaaaatctcaatattttaaaaaatatcatccaatatattattatattaatattttaaaaaaatattatttaatggacattgaatttataattaagtttttttattaaaaaattaatccaaacaaATCTACAGCGAGCGGACCAATgatctatttatttaaaagttaaaacggTCCTGGACTCTCGTGCTGATTTGCAGAGTATTTTATCAACAAAATCTCAcaccattatttatttattattattatggggCAACCGGGGACTGATCTGTTTGCTAGCCGTTAGAACCAATTTAGACAGTCATGAAAACTTGAGGGACTATTTTGGAACTTCGAAATCTGACACTTGCACTACTACTCTTGAGTCACTTTTCCTTGATTCTCTCCACAGCTCTCACCAGTCACCACCAGAACCAAGTAAGCAAAAAAAGCGAGcactcactcactcactcactAATTCAGATCTAAAGATTCCAAATCGCGTAAAAGAACCgcaagaaatcaagaaactttCTTGTCTAGCCATGGAAACGACGCCGTCAGAGTCATCTTCTACGCCATCAACAACAGTACCAAAGAAGAAGCAAGGATTAGGATGGGTAGAATGGCTAAGAGGATGGATGTACATAATATACGAGATGTTATTTCAGCGAATCATGGCTAGTCACTTGCAGAACCCTCTCTCTTTACCTCCTATCAACAATCTCACTTGCATTGTCACCGGATCCACCAGCGGTATCGGTCTCCAAATCGCCAGGCAATTGGCGGAATCCGGAGCCCATGTTGTTATGGCTGTTAGGAATACCAAAGCAGCGCATGATTTGATTCATAAATGGCAGTCCGAATGGACTGGACTCGGCCTTCCTCTTAATATCGAGGTAGGTGGTAGTTTGGCCTTAATTACTGTTTAATCTCTGTTATACGTGCTTggattttcttaaattaatgtTGTGGTGATTTTTGAAGGTGATGGAGCTTGATCTTTTGTCCTTGGAATCGGTTTCGAGGTTTGCCGAAGCGTGGAATGCGCGAATGGGACCTTTGCATGTTCTTATTAATAATGCTGGAATATTTTCCATTAGAGGTtggtgttttgaatttttttttcaaacgttttttttttcctgatatgTAAATGCGATGTTGCCTGCTGCTTGTGcattatttctcattttttagtATGGAAGTAGGGCATTGGCAATTCCCAAGTATAACAGGTAAGTACTCAAGGAGAAGGGAATAGTAAAATGTGGAATCCCTTCATTTGTGAATACTCATGGTTAGTTATAACAGCTGGTATAGTTTAGTAAACTGATACGAAGGTTCCTGCTATTCGGCAATGAGAAGTCGTGGTCACAATTAGATGATAAGTGCTGTTATTGGAAATCAAGTCAAATGAGCCAAGGGTGATGCATGGCTTcagtttacttgtttttttctccCAGTTTAGAGAGGATATCCTTGGAGGagggtgtttttgttttgtaaaatagCCTTGTTCATGCTGTTGAGCCAGAGCCTTTTGACCATCccgataaaaatacatttttggaTCCTCCTGCCTGCCTAAGAGATGCTGCAGTAGTTTTTGTGTTACCACAGCATGTCTTGATGACATGTCGGAATCCATTTTTTTGTGATGTCATTCCTGTGTCTCGCTAATATTACCAAGTCCACATCATGAATGACATGAACATGGCCTGAGGGTCTCAATGATAGGCTTTTCTGTCAAAACTTTTGGTTTCTTGTGTGAAAAGGACAGTAAGCCTTTGAATCATATGTTATTCCACTAGCTTGGTTGCTTGTTGTTTATAGCTTGCCATGGCATAGAGGAAGCATGGATGGTTGCCTCACTGTGATGTATTTACGTCTTCAAGCCCTGTCTTTTCTTTTGTACGAATGGCCTGTTTCTTGCAAATGTATATGTAGCATTTTCAAACAGTTGAAGGATCTTATGAGATGAAAGGTGTGTGCATTAATGCATTTCCATGGTCAGGGGTTcttaatttttgaaagaaaaaaaaaaagaaattgtgggTTCTTTTGGGTTTGAATGGTGATGCTTGGTGTGTAAGGACAATGGGAAGATAATGTTGGCTTCAATTGTCGGGCATGTCTTGGAAGAATTCAACATACAAATATGAAAGTTACTAGAATAATTCTACGCGGAGGCAGGGGTTcttaatttttgaaagaaaaaaaaaaagaaattgtgggTTCTTTTGGGTTTGAATGGTGATGTTTGGTGTGTAAGGACAATGGGAAGATAATGTTGGCTTCGATTGTCAGGCATGTCTTGGAAGAATTCAACATATAAATAAGAAAGTTGCTGGAATAATTCTACGCGGAGGGATGGGCATTGTTGGAGAAAACAAGATTTCACGGTATTTTCACAATGTTTGTGATCAAAAGAAGTGAAAACTTCAAGTTTAGTTCAAATGTCCCTGAAGGTTTTACATTGTTCTTAAGAATGTTTGGAGAGCATTCTTCTACCCTACATGACTTTCAGTTAGAATCACTCAAAGGAAGGGAGACAAAGGAGAAGTGGCCTTTTTTAGTCGAGGTCATGGGTATTGGTGGACAGAAAGCATTGCTCTGCCAAATGTGAATGTTTTGGAGGTAGAACTAATTAGAGAGTTTCAATGACATGGTTGGCAAGATGTTTCAGGTGCCCTTAAATAAGGGAGTCATCCTGTgcgttttgtattttattttatatggacCAGTGAGAATGTGATATGCAGGTTTTCTATAGGTTTTGCTTACTTTCTCAAGAGAATAGGTTGCAAAAATCACGagaatctaataatttaagaagCTGCATTGATTTGTTCATGAGTCCTTGATCAGCCATGCATTTAGGGATGGGATGATGGGGAGATAATTGAGATTGTGAGTGAGGTGAGTTTTTATGGTCCTGCTTCAAGCTTTCTGCTTTAGTTCAAGACTCTTCTTGACGAGTGTTGTTTAGCAACTATGCAAGGTGTTGCTAATGATCTGGCTGCTTCTTGATTGAAAAGTTTGGttaatctttgatttttatgGAGTACTGTTGAGCATTTATGTAAACTAGTATTGTTTCTATTTTCCGTCATAAAAGCTTTTTGGATATgcatttcttatatatttatctACCATTTGACCATAAATAACTAGTAtgctttgaatttgttttatcaaGGACCACAAAAGTTCTCAAAGGATGGGTATGAAGAACACATGCAAGTGAATCATCTAGCTCCAGCATTGCTTTCAATATTGCTTTTGCCATCCTTAATTAGAGGCTCTCCAAGCAGAATTATCAATGTGAATTCAGTTGTGAGTACTATGGCCAGCAAAAATATACTTTGCCTCTTTTTAGCTGTGTTCTCTTTCAATATAGGATATTACAAATGTATTTAGGAAACTATAAAATAGCGCCTAGCATTCCTTATTAAATGATATAGACATGTGTGATTGATAGATCCAGCAAATTAAAATGATGTGCAATTGATAAATctggaagaagaaaaacagtTTCTATTTCCTGTATgtatttatgatttaattttccGGTCCTGGCATGATGTGTCAGTGTCCATCATTTTCCTGTTTCACAGATTTGTGCAATTACCTCGGAGGaaaggaaaacatattaatatgaTTGTGAAATTGTGCCCCCTGCATAACAGTTCTGCTCGCCGTCATATAGCATCTAAATCCCATCATAATTCTAATGTAACATTCATATGCTCACattatttattggtttttaatgttTCTCTCCTCTCTAGATGCATTATGTTGGCTTTGTTGACACTGAAGACATGAATGTTATTTCTGGAAAGAGAAAGTATACAAGCTTAGTTGGATACACCGGCAGCAAGTTAGCACAGGTGTGCTTAGAGTTGATATTTGATACTTTTGACTGTATAATTCTGgaaactgttatttttatttcaggtTCGAGTTAACAAAGGAAATGTCCCTATTGTTTGTGCTGCATGAAGTTGCTGTATCAATATAAAATGCTCAAGTTGCTGTATCAATATAAAATGCTCACCTCTCTCCTCAATTTCGTTGGATTCTTTTTATCCCTTTTGTTTTGAACGATAAAAGAACTGTGATGCTGGCATCTCTGTTAAAGTTCCTGTGGTTTTTCAACTGGATTAGTTTCTGTTGAGCATCTGTGTTTCAACTAGTGGATTTAGTTTCTTTTAGGGATGCAAATGAACTGAACTCTTACCACAGTCatgcttgtttttcttaattgaccTCACTTGGTGttgtttgtttaaattattaggAAGAGCCCGAGATTGATATTGGACTTGTCAAAACAAATGAATAAGCTCAAACATACATGTTTTCTGCCAAATATTGGATGTGGGATTCAAAATTGGCTTCAAATTATGAATCTCGTGTGGGTAAAGGTGTTGTGGGAGTGAATTATCCAGTTGTCCTCTGActataagatataaaattaaattatagataaattttagaattaatatgGAAGTTTGATTGTTAAAGACCACTGCTTTTGTTTGCATTACAAAACATGCTTGCCCTTCAAACGGTTGATGGAGAAAGgtggatttaattaatttttgttaaggAAATGTTAAATCTGGTTTGCTAGGTACAAATACCTTAGATTCTTTTGCATGGGAATTATTGCAGATGACTCAAATAGCTCTAGCAATATCATATTACTCAAAATTATCCCTTTCCTGTGCTACATCACTGCATGAACATGTTCAAAGGATGTATTGACAGTATTTCAGTAAGCTGCTCTctgttataatttgttttaacatTCATGAATGAATCATGAACTTGTGACCTTTGGATTGCAGGTCATGTTTAGTAGTGTTCTGCACAGGCGGCTTCCAGCTGAATCTGGCATCAGTGTATTATGTGTTTCCCCTGGAGTAGTCCAAACGAATGTTGTAAGCCTTTTGAATcaatcattataattttattatggaaTAGCATGTGCCAACATATGTCTGCATATAGTTACTCATACAAGTTTCTTGATGCATATGTTTTCAGTATAAATACAGACGAAGCAATAATGTCTATGATTTGTGCTGTTACTgctattgaaaaaagaaaacgcTGAGGGAATGTCATGATGGAAAGCCGCGCTGTAAAAGGGGGAGAAGTGGGTAAAAGAGagatatattaacaattaaagacattttctttcaataaagcCATCCTAGACAAGCTCTTTTTTCACATGAAAAGAGTATGACCTAACTATTCAGAACATGTTATATGGCACAATGGTGGAAAGATACAGATTTATAACTTCTTATAAAGGGTGTTAGCTTGGGATAAGCAGCAGATACCTTtggctattttttattaaatatggtGGTTCCAAAGTGGAGCTGTTATTCATTTATGTTTTGGGAGGGAAAAGCATCGTTAGGCTTTTTGGAAATATATAGTGTTTGTAGCTGTTTTGATCATGTTGATGTGTATTGGTTGACAAAATATAGGATAGTAGTTTTTAAATGAAGTTGTAGAACCCTACCAATGGGGCTCTAGCTCGCTAGTAGCAGTACTTGTCCTTTAAGAGGGAGGTTGCAGGTTTGATTCCTCAGAGAGAGGCTAACCTAAATTacaaacaccttaaaaaacaataagttgTAGAACATCATTCTTGGTGTACACTTGATGGGACTAAATGATGGGATTGATTTAGAGAGACCAAATCTGTTGTTGAATTGGTTTCCTTTAGCTTTGtatgatcaaaataaacattcttTCTAGTTGTGTCATTGTATCTTACATCCTGCTTTCAACTTTATCTAAATTCAGGCAAGGGATCTTCCCAAAATTGTGCAAGCTGGTTATCACCTAATACCATATTTTATCTTCAATGCCCAAGAAGGTAAGTCTCCCAAATGATAGCATGTTCTCACTTTGCAACTTTGTGGGATAATGGTGACaacttgtcttttaatttttaacatgactTATGATGTCCTTCTTGTCATCATTCTGATCACGAGACATGATGTATTGAAGTGCATGATGTTTTTCATCTCCTGCCTGCTGTTTTATCTCTCTTTTCTGCCCAGTGAATGCCAAGGAACTTTTTCAGGAAACTGAAATATGAGAGTTGAAGAGGTTGTGCATGCCAACAAGAAGCATTTATTGTTGGACAATTCATATGTTTCTATGTTTAAGATGCATGTGACAAGAATTTTACAAATGAAAACATTTTTGTGAATCTGATGCTGTTGCACGTGTCTTGCATTCTCAATGTCTTAGACGTTATGGCTTGTAACAATGTCAATTTGCTGCTAGAATGATTTGTTTCACTGTTGGTCCCCACTGGCTGTGATAAACACCATCCTTAggagcaagt contains:
- the LOC133676350 gene encoding dehydrogenase/reductase SDR family member FEY → METTPSESSSTPSTTVPKKKQGLGWVEWLRGWMYIIYEMLFQRIMASHLQNPLSLPPINNLTCIVTGSTSGIGLQIARQLAESGAHVVMAVRNTKAAHDLIHKWQSEWTGLGLPLNIEVMELDLLSLESVSRFAEAWNARMGPLHVLINNAGIFSIRGPQKFSKDGYEEHMQVNHLAPALLSILLLPSLIRGSPSRIINVNSVMHYVGFVDTEDMNVISGKRKYTSLVGYTGSKLAQVMFSSVLHRRLPAESGISVLCVSPGVVQTNVARDLPKIVQAGYHLIPYFIFNAQEGSRSALFSATDPQIPEYCELLKSDDWPVCAFISQDCRPTNPSEEAHNIDTAYEVWEKTLEMIGLPSDAIEKLIEGEEVRCRYGERQE